Proteins from a single region of Psilocybe cubensis strain MGC-MH-2018 chromosome 3, whole genome shotgun sequence:
- a CDS encoding Trafficking protein particle complex subunit 10, with protein MASSASQSSQRVLVSYSAPPVFLASPNWTKVHAALLSQLPLRNIHWKSASRGSVKTIQELDVTFVPFESLRDEHTSQIPGSLLEKPLLHIFIAHCEDSDIDTYRTSIKKQIKDWHTMVTSRKNQEWLILQIIRPDATKQAGNFFQIKGTVLDKLKTDFNSDKRDRCVQINWMTGNENPLAWAEFVNKMKEGLLYAFDVAIDARQEEVKRSENQQAMPGWNFCTFFILKESLAASFEGITLFEEALIPYDELEALFYKVSKEKNMSWFGNLIQTNPQDDVSPLLTVSKKPYRDLILANTISIFDFRIYLLARQCQLLAKMGRLKDITSKVGLFLGALGQRLREIESTLPAFFIESWIYSSALSAVEQINNWITSLKLDTSKSSSVNAGKGELLDIARSQLDSIGIAAGHLPNYPPFSISSTRGTEAPGGKLRFSNETLNTAVNNRKAFYELYIAVTNRAIDLYAKSGRRKFALKLHGNLAALELHRGNFTAALNTYTSLPGHYAPHMWTSLESFMLSKALDTHMNLDMPQNVEWIHIVLSFLKTYVEHIDSEMLMHEADKVDYVSRLVGSLRDSVEKIETDLAHPDHPAMTIRVGNQAKLAESRDGSYLDVVVTNHLPCSFPVDQITVIISGRDSDKFRYSSPVNFSCPPGKSSFSLFCPTSTSGSFILESSEIRSAHLLLQWNHRKTNNKGSPSQNALLVRVPADPLSLNVRISQSNKIELGRPQSLTVLLSTGRNSIKRLTMKLASPSVNFWCKEARLLDGQNFDGFNPSDEGLGMENIADDSDVTLLIPHSDASALTAMKVNLEVEYSTANEPLINRVSFFPRVLITTLPISVNVEDFFRGTRLISKFTVSSTSHQHVRIADASLDLPEDGLEGVTVQPALKKRNVVTVTPAQPANFLFTLDSAHGPVRESLTLRIKYRMLREEVESIVESVVRSVIEESQSSSGNRIIVVSRLIDALESEAGWVEMYGVTGELVVPNTAEGDDEVGKLVEEARKRLAAHRHPNSPEGFWREIKIPVDVPFMNIVAAACIRLISTPFAKDIEQHTLPSLYAGQPISAQLTIHTSFRWGSNPSDTNKQYLLRFNIEEMIREWLVSGPKKGDFIAKDGETHTIPITLIALHHGEFSLPKVTITALPMAGAITMGSMAVPSIETFQAHGADRILILPRGGRSTFVVGMGPG; from the exons ATGGCCTCCTCGGCCAGCCAGTCAAGCCAGCGGGTTCTCGTTTCCTATTCTGCACCCCCAGTATTCCTCGCGTCGCCAAACTGGACCAAGGTTCATGCTGCGTTACTTTCCCAACTTCCCCTTCGGAACATACACTGGAAGTCTGCTTCGCGCGGATCTGTGAAGACTATTCAGGAGCTGGATGTTACCTTTGTGCCATTCGAATCATTGCGCGATGAACACACCTCTCAGATACCGGGTTCATTGCTCGAGAAGCCTCTGCTGCATATATTCATTGCGCATTGCGAG GACAGTGATATCGACACATATCGAACTTCAATTAAAAAGCAGATCAAGGACTGGCATACAATGGTCACTTCTCGCAAAAACCAGGAATGGTTAATCCTTCAAATAATTAGACCTGATGCGACGAAGCAAGCAGGAAATTTTTTCCAGATCAAAGGCACAGTTCTCGACAAACTGAAGACCGACTTCAATTCTGATAAACGAGACCG TTGCGTGCAAATAAATTGGATGACTGGCAACGAAAATCCATTAGCATGGGCCGAGTTCGTGAACAAGATGAAGGAAGGTTTACTTTATGCTTTCGATGTGGCCATTGACGCGCGTCAAGAAGAGGTCAAGAGGTCTGAAAATCAGCAAGCGATGCCTGGTTGGAATTTTTGtaccttttttattttaaaG GAAAGCCTTGCCGCCTCATTTGAAGGAATAACCCTTTTCGAAGAAGCCTTAATTCCGTATGATGAACTGGAGGCGTTGTTCTACAAAGTTTCAAAGGAAAAGAATATGTCATGGTTTGGTAATCTTATCCAAACAAATCCCCAGGACGACGTTTCACCGCTGTTGACGGTCTCCAAAAAACCATATAGGGACCTCATCTTGGCCAATACAATATCTATCTTCGACTTCCGAATCTACCTCCTGGCTCGCCAATGTCAACTTCTTGCCAAAATGGGTCGCTTGAAGGATATCACCAGTAAAGTAGGTCTTTTCTTGGGTGCACTGGGACAGCGACTGCGGGAAATTGAA TCTACCCTTCCCGCCTTTTTTATCGAATCCTGGATATACTCCTCCGCTTTAAGCGCCGTTGAACAAATTAATAACTGGATAACCTCTCTTAAACTCGACACATCCAAATCTTCCTCCGTAAATGCAGGGAAAGGAGAACTTTTGGACATTGCTCGCAGTCAG CTCGACTCCATCGGTATAGCAGCTGGCCATCTACCCAATTATCCACCCTTTTCAATATCCTCGACGCGTGGAACTGAGGCTCCAGGTGGCAAGCTTCGATTTTCCAATGAGACCCTTAATACCGCAGTCAACAATCGCAAAGCATTCTATGAATTGTATATTGCTGTAACAAACCGTGCTATAGATTTATATGCTAAATCAGGACGACGAAAATTTGCACTTAAACTGCATGGGAACTTGGCTGCTCTTGAATT GCATCGCGGCAACTTCACTGCCGCCCTTAATACCTACACTTCTTTACCCGGGCATTACGCCCCTCATATGTGGACATCTTTGGAATCTTTCATGCTATCAAAAGCTTTGGACACACACATGAACCTGGACATGCCCCAGAATGTGGAATGGATACATATTGTTTTATCTTTCTTGAAGACATATGTTGAACACATCGACTCTGAGATGCTCATGCACGAAGCAGACAAAGTGGATTATGTGTCTCGGCTTGTAGGATCATTAAGAGATTCGGTGGAAAAAATAGAAACCG ATCTGGCGCACCCCGACCATCCTGCCATGACTATACGGGTCGGAAATCAGGCGAAGCTGGCCGAAAGCCGGGATGGATCATATCTTGATGTAGTTGTAACTAATCATTTGCCTTGT TCATTTCCTGTAGACCAAATCACTGTCATTATATCCGGCAGAGATTCCGACAAATTCCGTTATAGTTCACCTGTAAATTTTAGCTGCCCTCCAGGAAaatcatctttttctttattttgcCCT ACGTCTACCTCTGGATCTTTCATTCTCGAATCCAGCGAAATCCGGTCGGCACATCTGCTCCTCCAATGGAATCACCGCAAAACAAATAACAAAGGCTCTCCATCACAAAATGCACTGCTCGTCAGAGTCCCTGCAGATCCTCTCTCTCTTAATGTTAGAATATCTCAGTCAAACAAAA TTGAGCTTGGTAGACCACAATCCCTCACGGTTCTTTTGTCGACGGGAAGGAATAGCATCAAAAGGCTAACGATGAAACTAGCATCTCCGTCCGTTAACTTTTGGTGCAAAGAAGCCAGATTATTAGACG GTCAAAATTTTGACGGGTTTAATCCGTCTGACGAAGGACTTGGAATGGAAAACATTGCTGACGACAGCGATGTTACGTTGTTGATTCCGCACTCTGATGCATCTGCCCTAACAGCAATG AAAGTCAACCTAGAAGTTGAATACTCGACAGCAAATGAACCTTTGATCAACAGAGTGTCTTTCTTCCCGAGAGTCCTAATTACGACATTGCCGATTTCTGTCAACGTCGAGGATTTCTTCCGAGGGACAAG ATTAATCTCCAAGTTCACAGTGTCAAGCACAAGTCATCAGCATGTAAGAATTGCTGATGCCAGCCTTGATCTTCCAGAAGATGGCCTTGAGGGCGTCACCGTTCAGCCTGCCTTGAAGAAGCGCAatgtggtg ACTGTAACACCGGCACAACCCGCAAACTTTCTATTCACTCTGGACTCCGCACATGGACCTG TTCGCGAATCTCTTACATTGCGGATCAAGTATAGAATGCTTCGAGAAG AGGTGGAATCTATTGTTGAGAGCGTTGTTCGATCTGTCATCGAAGAGAGCCAATCTAGCTCAGGGAACAGAATCATAGTCGTTTCTAGACTTATAGATGCTTTGGAAAGCGAAGCTGGGTGGGTTGAAATGTATGGAGTGACAGGGGAACTTGTAGTACCAAACACTGCCGAAGGAGACGACGAAGTTGGCAAGCTAGTGGAGGAAGCCCGAAAG CGTTTAGCAGCGCATAGACATCCCAATTCTCCTGAAGGTTTTTGGCGAGAAATTAAAATTCCAGTCGACGTGCCTTTTATGAAT ATTGTTGCGGCTGCTTGCATTCGCCTTATCTCTACTCCTTTTGCCAAAGACATAGAACAGCATACACTCCCATCATTGTACGCCGGACAACCCATTTCCGCCCAGTTGACCATTCACACCTCTTTTCGCTGGGGTTCAAACCCAAGTGATACCAACAAGCAATATCTGCTTCGATTTAACATTGAAGAAATGATTCGTGAATGGCTAGTCAGCGGTCCGAAGAAAGGTGATTTCATTGCCAAG GATGGGGAGACGCATACCATCCCTATTACCCTGATTGCTTTGCACCATGGAGAATTTTCCTTACCTAAAGTCACCATTACCGCTCTTCCCATGGCTGGTGCAATAACCATGGGTTCAATGGCTGTACCCAGCATTGAAACGTTTCAGGCGCATGGAGCAGATAGAATTTTAATCCTACCCCGAGGAGGCCGGAGTACATTCGTCGTAGGAATGGGGCCAGGATGA
- a CDS encoding Ras- protein Rab-11A: MAEGSNYDYLFKVVLIGDSGVGKSIGKHAKLVYAASNLLSRFTRNEFNLESKSTIGVEFATRSINVDGKTVKAQIWDTAGQERYRAITSAYYRGAVGALLVYDIAKHATYVNVTRWLKELRDHADSNIVIMLVGNKSDLKHLRAVPTDEAKAFSTENGLSFIETSALDASNVESAFQTILTDIYRIVSSKSLESSTSNIEPPKASISVGPTVDSNANQGGKCC, from the exons ATGGCTGAAGGTAGCAACTACGACTATCTCTTCAAG GTCGTCTTAATTGGTGACTCTGGCGTCGGGAAGTC CATAGGAAAGCATGCTAAACTCGTGTACGCGGCTAGCAACT TGCTCTCGCGATTCACACGTAATGAGTTCAATCTCGAGTCGAAATCGACCATCGGGGTAGAGTTTGCTACCAGGTCGATCAATGTTGATGGAAAGACTGTGAAGGCTCAGATTTGGGATACAG CGGGTCAAGAACGTTACCGAGCTATTACTTCTGC ATACTATCGTGGAGCCGTCGGTGCTCTTCTAGTTTACGATATCGCGAAGCATGCCACCTACGTCAATGTGACGCGGTGGTTGAAGGAGTTGCGGGATCATGCTGACTCGAACATTGTGATAATGCTTGTTGGAAACAAGAGCGATTTGAAGCACTTGAGAGCTGTACCCACAGACGAAGCAAAGGCATTCTCGA CTGAAAACGGTCTCTCTTTCATTGAAACATCGGCGCTGGACGCCTCAAATGTCGAGTCTGCTTTCCAAACCATCCTTACTG ATATCTACCGCATTGTTTCGAGCAAATCACTTGAATCGTCCACCTCCAACATTGAACCGCCCAAAGCCAGTATCAGCGTCGGACCAACTGTGGATTCGAATGCCAATCAGGGCGGCAAGTGCTGCTAA
- a CDS encoding Dol-P-Man:Man(5)GlcNAc(2)-PP-Dol alpha-1,3-mannosyltransferase: MIQTKVFLQGQHNYSLITGPTGPLVYPAGHVRIHHFLYDITDAGRNIQLAQIIYGILYMATLVLSCAIYRSAGNIPNWVILLLPMSKRLHSIFVLRLFNDCWSVMAVQASILCFQNGFFDTGILLFRFVTS; the protein is encoded by the exons ATGATACAAACAAAGGTTTTTTTGCAAGGCCAGCACAATTACTCCCTTATAACAGGGCCGACAGGTCCCCTTGT TTACCCCGCTGGTCATGTCCGTATTCATCACTTCCTGTATGATATTACAGACGCAGGAAGAAATATACAACTTGCGCAGATCATCTACGGCATCCTGTACATGGCAACCCTTGTGTTGTCGTGTGCAATCTACCGTTCTGCGGGCAACATCCCAAACTGGGTTATTTTGCTGCTTCCCATGAGCAAACGGCTGCATTCCATCTTTGTCCTACGGTTGTTTAATGACTGCTGGTCTGTTATGGCAGTTCAAGCATCGATACTTTGCTTCCAAAATGGATTTTTCGACACAGGGATTCTGCTCTTCAGGTTTGTCACATCATAA
- a CDS encoding Brefeldin A resistance protein translates to MADSPAPPPLSDIKEETASGTLSRSASQPTLYALDSVPNPANAPTHGDQHHACPPVVAKPKMRPRGNSSVSHVDLEFFDPSGVQELRHTMTHENVNQPSGKPGSRASTDSSEATLNIGAGDQPFDFEKTLKRVIRKREEADIKPRTLGVVFRDLKVVGKAASDSFQPTLGSLFNPVVILEQIQKARHPTLRNILTGFEGVVKPGEMLLVLGSPGSGCSTLLKTLANQTDEYYAVSGERHYDSITPTELANHFRGDVQYCPEDDVHFPTLSVQQTIEFAAKSRTPRSRVGSTTRKEFADFVTNMLATIFGLRHTLTTPVGDAAIRGVSGGEKKRVSISEALASRGCIGAWDNSTRGLDASTALEFVRALRIATDTFDSTTIVSIYQAGESLYEYFDKVCVIYEGRMIYYGAASEAKAYFLEMGYEPANRQTTPDFLVAVTDPNARIPRRDYTPPRPLPRTAAEFAEYFLQSSRGKTNKGEIQAYLDEQVGKQEKKEAYMQSAYAEFAKRSPKSNPYLLSIPQQVAIVMKRRWQIILGNPLATGLNLFSFVFQGIIIGSVYLNSAEATSAYFSRGGVLFFALLFSALATMAEIPALYSQRPIVLRHQKAALYHPFVEALALTLVDVPISLVTSVVFSIILYFMVGLQRTASQFFIFLLFLFTMTIAMKGWFRGIAAAFPSEAAAQSFAGISVLALSIYTGYTIPKPTMIGALRWITYINPLKYGFEAIMTNEFSTLNGTCSVLVPHGPGYENITLANQVCATVGAVPGEATVDGNNFVLLSYGFKHSNLWMNFGIVIAFLVGFVGAYLLFTEVNTKSAAVRATVLYRRGAIIKKSTRAENVQDEEMMDVLDEKPPNTPISPKSFEASHTPAAVTAEEKSDGVIRHSDVFSWRNINYTVPIPGKEDRLLLSNVSGYVAPGKLTALMGESGAGKTTLLNVLAMRTDTGVVTGDRFVNGQSLPADFQSQSAYCQQMDTHMPLQTVREALLFSAKLRQPTSVPLAEKEAYVEKCLTMCGLEEYAEATVGSLSIEHRKRTTIGVELAAKPKLLLFLDEPTSGLDSQSAWAIMDFLRTLADNGQAILCTIHQPSAELFQVFDRMLLLKKGGKTVYFGNIGHNATTLIEYFEKNGGRKCLPHENPAEYMLDVIGAGATATSDLDWYEIWKKSQEAVKLQEEIDAIHTEGRNRPAVTTEIHNEFATPWGYQVKELFKRNASSFWRDPDYLMAKLVLNAIGGLFIGFTFFQAKDSQQGTQNKLFSIFMATILSVPLANQLQVPFINTRTIYEIRERPSRMYSWTALITSQIMIEVPWNVFGSIILFFCWYWTVGFETSRAGYTFLMLVIAFPLYFTTFGQAVGAMAPSAEIAALLFSFLFSFVITFNGVVQPFSQLGWWKWMYRLSPYTYLIEGLLGQALGHQEINCSPVEFVKVNPPDGQTCEAFLTAYISMAGGYVANPQATSACEFCSMRTTDQFLGAAFNIFYDNHWRNFGIFMAFSVFNIFLIYILTYLFRIHKGPLLPSLRRKTSTN, encoded by the exons ATGGCCGATTCGCCAGCGCCTCCCCCGCTCAGCGATATTAAGGAGGAGACAGCTTCTGGAACTCTTTCACGCAGCGCTTCCCAACCGACCCTTTACGCACTTGATTCAGTCCCTAATCCCGCAAATGCACCTACCCATGGTGACCAGCATCATGCATGCCCACCCGTGGTGGCTAAACCCAAGATGCGACCAAGGGGAAACTCTTCTGTCTCCCATGTCGATCTCGAGTTCTTCGATCCTTCTGGTGTCCAGGAGCTCCGCCATACGATGACGCACGAAAATGTCAATCAGCCATCAGGGAAGCCAGGGTCGAGAGCGTCAACTGATAGCTCCGAGGCGACGCTTAATATTGGCGCTGGTGACCAACCGTTTGATTTCGAGAAGACGTTAAAGCGCGTCATCAGGAA GCGTGAAGAAGCGGACATCAAACCTCGTACTTTGGGTGTTGTTTTTCGCGACCTTAAAGTTGTAGGCAAAGCCGCTTCGGACTCCTTCCAACCCACCTTGGGATCGCTTTTCAATCCGGTCGTCATCCTCGAGCAAATCCAGAAAGCAAGGCACCCGACATTGCGTAACATCCTCACCGGATTCGAGGGTGTTGTTAAACCCGGCGAGATGTTGC TTGTCCTTGGTTCGCCAGGATCAGGTTGTTCAACCCTCCTAAAAACTCTCGCTAACCAAACGGACGAATATTATGCCGTGTCTGGCGAGCGTCACTACGATTCCATTACCCCGACTGAACTTGCAAACCACTTCCGCGGCGATGTACAATACTGCCCTGAAGATGATGTTCACTTTCCTACACTCTCTGTGCAACAGACAATTGAATTTGCGGCGAAGAGCCGCACACCACGCAGCCGGGTTGGGTCCACGACGCGCAAGGAGTTTGCAGACTTCGTGACCAATATGCTTGCAACCATTTTTGGACTCAGGCATACATTGACGACGCCGGTGGGGGACGCGGCAATCAGAGGCGTAAGTGGTGGGGAGAAGAAGCGGGTGTCGATCTCGGAGGCGTTGGCGTCTAGGGGTTGTATTGGTGCTTGGGATAA TTCGACAAGAGGTCTCGATGCGAGCACTGCGCTCGAATTTGTGCGCGCGTTGCGTATCGCAACAGACACCTTCGACTCGACGACAATCGTATCAATCTATCAAGCCGGCGAGTCATTATACGAGTATTTTGACAAGGTATGCGTAATCTACGAAGGACGCATGATTTACTACGGAGCTGCGAGCGAGGCCAAGGCGTATTTCTTGGAGATGGG TTATGAACCCGCAAATCGTCAAACAACTCCAGATTTTCTCGTCGCCGTGACGGACCCCAATGCTCGCATTCCGCGTCGCGACTACACCCCACCACGCCCGCTTCCGCGCACGGCTGCCGAGTTCGCTGAATATTTCCTCCAGTCGAGCCGCGGCAAAACGAACAAGGGAGAGATACAGGCGTATTTGGACGAGCAGGTAGGTAagcaggagaagaaggaggcgTATATGCAAAGCGCGTACGCCGAGTTTGCAAAGAGAAGTCCTAAGTCCAA CCCATACCTGCTGAGCATCCCACAGCAAGTCGCGATTGTCATGAAACGACGCTGGCAAATCATTCTCGGCAATCCACTGGCAACGGGTCTTAACCTGTTTTCCTTCGTCTTCCAGGGTATTATCATCGGCTCAGTGTACCTTAACTCTGCCGAAGCAACCTCAGCGTACTTCTCTCGAGGAGGTGTGCTGTTCTTTGCGCTCCTGTTCTCAGCACTGGCAACGATGGCCGAGATACCGGCGCTGTATTCGCAAAGGCCAATTGTGCTAAGACATCAAAAGGCGGCCCTATATCATCCGTTTGTAGAGGCTCTTGCGCTAACACTAGTGGACGTACCGATTTCGTTGGTTACTTCAGTCGTGTTTTCAATCATCTTGTATTTTATGGTTGGTTTACAGAGAACTGCT AGccaattcttcatctttttaCTCTTCCTGTTCACGATGACTATCGCAATGAAAGGATGGTTCCGCGGTATCGCAGCTGCTTTCCCATCAGAAGCGGCTGCACAGAGTTTTGCCGGTATCTCAGTTCTAGCCCTTTCCATCTATACTGGATACACTATTCCTAAACCAACAATGATTGGTGCTCTGAGGTGGATCACTTACATTAAT CCTCTGAAATACGGTTTTGAAGCGATTATGACTAACGAATTCTCAACACTAAATGGAACCTGCTCCGTTCTCGTCCCACATGGACCAGGTTACGAAAATATCACACTCGCGAACCAAGTCTGCGCCACCGTTGGTGCTGTCCCTGGTGAAGCGACTGTAGATGGCAACAACTTCGTGCTTCTATCATATGGCTTTAAACACTCGAACCTGTGGATGAACTTTGGAATTGTTATCGCTTTTTTGGTCGGGTTTGTAGGTGCCTACCTATTGTTTACGGAGGTGAATACAAAATCGGCGGCTGTGCGCGCAACGGTACTGTACCGGAGAGGGGCAATCATCAAGAAGTCCACAAGGGCCGAAAATGTGCAGGATGAGGAGATGATGGACGTGCTGGATGAGAAGCCGCCTAATACACCAATCTCTCCCAAGTCTTTTGAAGCCTCACATACTCCTGCTGCTGTTACTGCTGAGGAGAAAAGTGACGGGGTCATCAGGCACTCAGACGTATTTTCCTGGAGAAACATCAACTACACTGTTCCAATTCCGGGTAAAGAGGATCGTCTGTTGCTTTCGAATGTGTCGGGATATGTAGCGCCTGGCAAGTTAACTGCGCTCATGGGCGAGTCAGGGGCCGGAAAAACGACATTGTTGAATGTATTAGCTATGCGCACGGATACAGGTGTAGTTACGGGCGATCGGTTTGTGAATGGTCAAAGTTTGCCCGCGGATTTCCAGTCACAATC GGCTTATTGCCAACAAATGGATACACATATGCCCTTGCAGACCGTCCGTGAAGCACTTTTATTCTCGGCCAAACTTCGTCAACCAACTTCTGTCCCTCTCGCTGAAAAGGAGGCTTA CGTTGAAAAATGTCTCACTATGTGTGGTCTCGAGGAATATGCAGAAGCCACGGTGGGCTCGCTTAGTATTGAACATCGCAAGCGCACGACGATTGGCGTCGAGCTGGCTGCGAAACCTAAGCTCCTGCTGTTCTTGGACGAACCGACCTCTGGGCTTGACTCCCAGAGTGCATGGGCAATCATGGATTTCTTGAGGACCCTTGCAGATAATGGACAGGCAATTCTTTGCAC TATTCACCAACCTTCGGCGGAGTTATTCCAGGTTTTCGATCGGATGCTTCTTCTGAAGAAGGGAGGCAAGACAGTCTACTTCGGCAACATCGGACACAATGCGACTACGTTGATTGAGTATTTCGAAAAAAACGGCGGGAGGAAGTGTCTTCCTCACGAAAATCCTGCTGAATACATGCTCGATGTCATCGGTGCAGGCGCAACAGCGACGAGCGATTTGGATTGGTATGAAATTTGGAAAAAATCGCAAGAAGCTGTAAAGCTGCAGGAAGAGATCGATGCGATCCATACTGAGGGCAGGAACCGTCCAGCAGTGACAACAGAGATTCACAATGAATTTGCGACGCCATGGGGCTATCAAGTGAAGGAACTGTTTAAGCGTAATGCGAGCTCTTTCTGGAGGGATCCAGACTATCTCATGGCGAAGCTGGTGCTAAATGCTATTGGAGGACTGTTCATTGGCTTTACATTCTTCCAGGCCAAGGACAGTCAACAGGGTACTCAGAATAAGCTTTTC TCGATCTTCATGGCTACAATTTTGAG TGTTCCATTGGCAAATCAGCTTCAGGTCCCCTTTATCAACACACGTACAATCTACGAGATCCGTGAACGTCCCAGTAGGATGTACAGCTGGACCGCGCTCATCACGTCGCAGATAATGATCGAGGTTCCTTGGAACGTCTTCGGTTCTatcattctttttttctgttgGTACTGGACTGTTGGATTCGAGACTTCGAGAGCGGGATACACGTTTTTGATGTTGGTCATTGCCTTCCCGCTTTACTTCACCACATTTGGACAG GCCGTCGGTGCCATGGCGCCGAGTGCGGAGATCGCTGCGCTTCTGTTCTCTTTCCTGTTCTCATTTGTCATTACTTT TAATGGCGTTGTTCAACCTTTTAGCCAACTTGGATGGTGGAAATGGATGTACCGTTTATCCCCATACACCTACCTTATCGAGGGTCTCTTGGGTCAAG CCCTTGGTCACCAAGAGATCAATTGTTCCCCAGTTGAGTTTGTGAAAGTCAACCCACCCGACGGTCAAACCTGCGAAGCATTCTTAACTGCCTACATCTCCATGGCGGGTGGATATGTGGCAAATCCCCAGGCTACCTCCGCTTGTGAATTTTGCAGCATGCGAACTACAGACCAATTCCTTGGCGCCGCTTTCAACATCTTTTACGATAACCATTGGCGAAACTTTGGTATCTTCATGGCTTTCAGCGTTTtcaat ATTTTCCTTATCTACATTCTCACTTATCTTTTCCGCATCCATAAAGGGCCACTCCTCCCCTCCTTGAGGCGCAAGACTTCAACGAACTAG
- a CDS encoding ribosomal RNA processing protein has product MPGPEDASTSKEPSKDTPVTFKSLGLIDPLLESLERVGYKKPTDIQVESLPHALEGRDIIGIASTGSGKTAAFALPILQKLWEEPKGLFACVLAPTRELAYQISEQFEALGSAMGVRCAVLIGGMDMPTQQIALAKRPHIIIGTPGRLLDHLETTKGFSLRTLKFLVLDEADRLLNMEFSEAIDKILKLIPKERTTYLFSATMTTKVAKLQRASLTNPVKVEISSKYQTVDTLLQYYLLMPFIEKQAYFIYLVHSLAGNSIIVFTRTKAEAQMLSIILRILSFAAVPIHGDMSQSQRLGALAKFKSGSRKILVATDIASRGLDIPSVDVVINYDVPQHSKDYIHRVGRTARAGRSGKAITLVSQYDVELIQRIEEVIGKKMVLYETEAEDIAALKERVGEASRAAKNEMKDMELNGKGKGKKRQREEHGGRDDKDRDDDVVEAGMPMTRKKSKHRR; this is encoded by the exons ATGCCGGGGCCTGAAGACGCCAGCACCTCCAAAGAACCCTCAAAAGATACTCCAGTCACATTTAAGTCGCTAGGACTTATAGATCCCCTTTTGGAATCCCTTGAACGAGTAGGATACAAAAAACCTACAGACATCCAGGTGGAATCATTGCCCCATGCTCTCGAGGGCCGTGATATCATTGGTATTGCCTCAACGGGTTCAGGAAAAACGGCAGCATTCGCACTTCCTATTCTACAGAAACTATGGGAAGAACCTAAAGGACTATTTGCGTGCGTGCTTGCCCCCACTCGCGAATTAGCATATCAAATATCGGAGCAGTTCGAGGCACTGGGCTCCGCAATGGGTGTGCGTTGTGCGGTTCTTATCGGAGGGATGGATATGCCTACCCAGCAAATAGCTCTCGCCAAGCGACCTCATATCATTATCGGCACCCCAGGACGTCTGCTTGACCATCTAGAAACCACAAAGGGATTTAGTTTGAGAACATTGAAATTCTTG GTTCTCGATGAAGCTGATCGACTGCTCAACATGGAATTCAGCGAAGCAATTGACAAAATCCTGAAGCTTATACCTAAGGAACGGACGACATACCTTTTCTCTGCTACTATGACCACAAAAGTAGCCAAATTACAACGAGCAAGTCTGACCAACCCAGTCAAAGTTGAGATTTCTTCAAA ATATCAAACTGTGGACACCTTGCTGCAATATTATCTTTTAATGCCTTTCATAGAAAAACAAGCTTACTTTATTTATCTTGTACACTCCCTGGCCGGAAATTCCATCATAGTATTTACTAGGACAAAAGCCGAAGCGCAGAT GCTTTCGATTATACTACGGATATTAAGCTTTGCAGCCGTGCCAATTCATGGTGATATGAGCCAGAGTCAACGGTTAGGAGCACTGGCTAAATTTAAGAGTGGTAGTCGGAAAATCCTTGTGGCTACAGATATTGCTAGTCG TGGTTTGGATATCCCCTCAGTTGACGTTGTTATAAACTACGACGTTCCCCAACATTCCAAGGATTACATTCACCGAGTAGGACGAACAGCCCGAGCAGGACGCTCAGGAAAGGCTATCACCCTCGTGTCCCAATACGACGTCGAACTCATTCAGCGCATCGAAGAAGTGATAGGGAAGAAAATGGTACTGTATGAAACCGAAGCAGAGGATATTGCTGCTCTTAAGGAAAGAGTAGGTGAGGCATCAAGGGCGGCCAAGAACGAAATGAAGGACATGGAGTTGAATGGCAAGGGGAAAGGCAAAAAACGCCAGCGGGAAGAACACGGCGGACGGGATGATAAAGATCGAGACGATGATGTTGTGGAGGCAGGCATGCCGATGACCAGGAAAAAATCGAAGCACAGAAGATGA